A stretch of Lathyrus oleraceus cultivar Zhongwan6 chromosome 6, CAAS_Psat_ZW6_1.0, whole genome shotgun sequence DNA encodes these proteins:
- the LOC127097365 gene encoding transcription factor TGA2.3 isoform X2, which translates to MQRLNATTESSSPLYSHSSFLLRGDESNLNPTRFFDPHLSFQQHYAVDLTSNLQYGTFNTNFGSASSSGMGDNTQKTEETSTEDIDADDKNNQCFSAVSWCNGVENEALVVVDSKDQCRNKEKSEEQKNLRRLVQNREAARKSRLRKKAYVQQLESSRLKLAQIEQELQQVHQQSVFVATGVAADHGHSVVGNSNSGALAFDMDYARWVDEHQRLINGIRSALNSQMGDNELHLLVDGVITHYDELYRLKRVGAKADVFHILSGLWITPAERCFMWLGGHRSSELLKIVRNHIDPLTDQQLMGIYNLQHSSQQAEDALSQGMEALQQSLSETLSSTTNGSGNVAEYMGQMAIAMAKLATLETFIHQADLLRQQTLQQLRRILTAHQAARALLVINDYILRIRALNSLWLACPKE; encoded by the exons ATGCAAAGGCTCAACGCAACTACTGAATCATCCTCACCACTCTATTCTCATTCTTCATTCTTGTTGAG GGGAGATGAATCCAATCTTAATCCAACACGTTTCTTTGATCCTCATCTTTCATTTCAACAACACTATGCTGTTGATTTAA CAAGTAACTTGCAGTATGGAACATTCAACACT AATTTTGGTTCAGCTTCTTCTTCAGGCATGGGAGATAACACTCAAAAGACTGAAGAAACTTCAACAGAAGACATTGATGCCGATGATAAAAacaatcaa TGTTTTTCTGCTGTGTCTTGGTGCAATGGTGTTGAGAATGAGGCTCTTGTGGTTGTTGATTCCAAGGATCAATGTAGGAATAAGGAAAAGTCTGAAGAGCAGAAG AATCTTCGGAGGCTGGTTCAGAATCGCGAGGCTGCGAGGAAAAGTCGATTAAGGAAAAAG GCATACGTGCAACAATTGGAGAGCAGTCGACTTAAGCTTGCTCAAATAGAGCAAGAGCTTCAACAAGTACATCAGCAG AGCGTATTCGTTGCGACCGGAGTTGCAGCGGATCATGGTCATTCAGTCGTTGGAAACAGTAATTCAG GCGCGTTAGCATTTGATATGGACTATGCGCGTTGGGTCGACGAGCATCAACGACTAATCAATGGCATAAGATCAGCTTTAAATTCACAAATGGGTGATAATGAACTTCATCTTCTTGTTGATGGTGTCATTACGCATTATGATGAGTTATACCGATTGAAGCGCGTAGGTGCGAAAGCCGACGTATTTCACATACTTTCTGGTTTGTGGATTACGCCTGCAGAAAGATGCTTCATGTGGCTCGGTGGACACCGTTCGTCGGAACTTCTCAAG ATAGTTAGAAACCATATCGATCCTTTAACGGATCAGCAGTTGATGGGGATCTACAATCTGCAGCATTCTTCTCAACAAGCCGAGGATGCATTATCTCAAGGCATGGAAGCATTGCAACAATCTCTTTCCGAAACGCTTTCGTCCACCACCAACGGATCGGGAAATGTCGCCGAGTATATGGGCCAAATGGCCATTGCAATGGCCAAGCTAGCCACACTAGAGACTTTCATTCATCAG GCCGATCTCTTGAGGCAACAAACACTCCAACAGTTGCGTCGAATTTTGACCGCGCATCAAGCTGCTCGCGCTCTCCTCGTCATAAATGACTACATTTTGCGAATTCGAGCACTGAATTCATTATGGTTAGCATGTCCTAAAGAATAG
- the LOC127097365 gene encoding transcription factor TGA2.3 isoform X4: MGDNTQKTEETSTEDIDADDKNNQCFSAVSWCNGVENEALVVVDSKDQCRNKEKSEEQKNLRRLVQNREAARKSRLRKKAYVQQLESSRLKLAQIEQELQQVHQQSVFVATGVAADHGHSVVGNSNSGALAFDMDYARWVDEHQRLINGIRSALNSQMGDNELHLLVDGVITHYDELYRLKRVGAKADVFHILSGLWITPAERCFMWLGGHRSSELLKIVRNHIDPLTDQQLMGIYNLQHSSQQAEDALSQGMEALQQSLSETLSSTTNGSGNVAEYMGQMAIAMAKLATLETFIHQADLLRQQTLQQLRRILTAHQAARALLVINDYILRIRALNSLWLACPKE; this comes from the exons ATGGGAGATAACACTCAAAAGACTGAAGAAACTTCAACAGAAGACATTGATGCCGATGATAAAAacaatcaa TGTTTTTCTGCTGTGTCTTGGTGCAATGGTGTTGAGAATGAGGCTCTTGTGGTTGTTGATTCCAAGGATCAATGTAGGAATAAGGAAAAGTCTGAAGAGCAGAAG AATCTTCGGAGGCTGGTTCAGAATCGCGAGGCTGCGAGGAAAAGTCGATTAAGGAAAAAG GCATACGTGCAACAATTGGAGAGCAGTCGACTTAAGCTTGCTCAAATAGAGCAAGAGCTTCAACAAGTACATCAGCAG AGCGTATTCGTTGCGACCGGAGTTGCAGCGGATCATGGTCATTCAGTCGTTGGAAACAGTAATTCAG GCGCGTTAGCATTTGATATGGACTATGCGCGTTGGGTCGACGAGCATCAACGACTAATCAATGGCATAAGATCAGCTTTAAATTCACAAATGGGTGATAATGAACTTCATCTTCTTGTTGATGGTGTCATTACGCATTATGATGAGTTATACCGATTGAAGCGCGTAGGTGCGAAAGCCGACGTATTTCACATACTTTCTGGTTTGTGGATTACGCCTGCAGAAAGATGCTTCATGTGGCTCGGTGGACACCGTTCGTCGGAACTTCTCAAG ATAGTTAGAAACCATATCGATCCTTTAACGGATCAGCAGTTGATGGGGATCTACAATCTGCAGCATTCTTCTCAACAAGCCGAGGATGCATTATCTCAAGGCATGGAAGCATTGCAACAATCTCTTTCCGAAACGCTTTCGTCCACCACCAACGGATCGGGAAATGTCGCCGAGTATATGGGCCAAATGGCCATTGCAATGGCCAAGCTAGCCACACTAGAGACTTTCATTCATCAG GCCGATCTCTTGAGGCAACAAACACTCCAACAGTTGCGTCGAATTTTGACCGCGCATCAAGCTGCTCGCGCTCTCCTCGTCATAAATGACTACATTTTGCGAATTCGAGCACTGAATTCATTATGGTTAGCATGTCCTAAAGAATAG
- the LOC127097365 gene encoding transcription factor TGA2.3 isoform X1, giving the protein MQRLNATTESSSPLYSHSSFLLRGDESNLNPTRFFDPHLSFQQHYAVDLSSMFGAKSNNVAVAASNLQYGTFNTNFGSASSSGMGDNTQKTEETSTEDIDADDKNNQCFSAVSWCNGVENEALVVVDSKDQCRNKEKSEEQKNLRRLVQNREAARKSRLRKKAYVQQLESSRLKLAQIEQELQQVHQQSVFVATGVAADHGHSVVGNSNSGALAFDMDYARWVDEHQRLINGIRSALNSQMGDNELHLLVDGVITHYDELYRLKRVGAKADVFHILSGLWITPAERCFMWLGGHRSSELLKIVRNHIDPLTDQQLMGIYNLQHSSQQAEDALSQGMEALQQSLSETLSSTTNGSGNVAEYMGQMAIAMAKLATLETFIHQADLLRQQTLQQLRRILTAHQAARALLVINDYILRIRALNSLWLACPKE; this is encoded by the exons ATGCAAAGGCTCAACGCAACTACTGAATCATCCTCACCACTCTATTCTCATTCTTCATTCTTGTTGAG GGGAGATGAATCCAATCTTAATCCAACACGTTTCTTTGATCCTCATCTTTCATTTCAACAACACTATGCTGTTGATTTAA GTTCTATGTTTGGTGCAAAGTCTAACAATGTTGCTGTTGCAGCAAGTAACTTGCAGTATGGAACATTCAACACT AATTTTGGTTCAGCTTCTTCTTCAGGCATGGGAGATAACACTCAAAAGACTGAAGAAACTTCAACAGAAGACATTGATGCCGATGATAAAAacaatcaa TGTTTTTCTGCTGTGTCTTGGTGCAATGGTGTTGAGAATGAGGCTCTTGTGGTTGTTGATTCCAAGGATCAATGTAGGAATAAGGAAAAGTCTGAAGAGCAGAAG AATCTTCGGAGGCTGGTTCAGAATCGCGAGGCTGCGAGGAAAAGTCGATTAAGGAAAAAG GCATACGTGCAACAATTGGAGAGCAGTCGACTTAAGCTTGCTCAAATAGAGCAAGAGCTTCAACAAGTACATCAGCAG AGCGTATTCGTTGCGACCGGAGTTGCAGCGGATCATGGTCATTCAGTCGTTGGAAACAGTAATTCAG GCGCGTTAGCATTTGATATGGACTATGCGCGTTGGGTCGACGAGCATCAACGACTAATCAATGGCATAAGATCAGCTTTAAATTCACAAATGGGTGATAATGAACTTCATCTTCTTGTTGATGGTGTCATTACGCATTATGATGAGTTATACCGATTGAAGCGCGTAGGTGCGAAAGCCGACGTATTTCACATACTTTCTGGTTTGTGGATTACGCCTGCAGAAAGATGCTTCATGTGGCTCGGTGGACACCGTTCGTCGGAACTTCTCAAG ATAGTTAGAAACCATATCGATCCTTTAACGGATCAGCAGTTGATGGGGATCTACAATCTGCAGCATTCTTCTCAACAAGCCGAGGATGCATTATCTCAAGGCATGGAAGCATTGCAACAATCTCTTTCCGAAACGCTTTCGTCCACCACCAACGGATCGGGAAATGTCGCCGAGTATATGGGCCAAATGGCCATTGCAATGGCCAAGCTAGCCACACTAGAGACTTTCATTCATCAG GCCGATCTCTTGAGGCAACAAACACTCCAACAGTTGCGTCGAATTTTGACCGCGCATCAAGCTGCTCGCGCTCTCCTCGTCATAAATGACTACATTTTGCGAATTCGAGCACTGAATTCATTATGGTTAGCATGTCCTAAAGAATAG
- the LOC127097366 gene encoding uncharacterized protein LOC127097366 translates to MEMNSEYEDDVFYVEIKRQILLLTSEENEDFVETRSVNVTNDGSNYSIGNSLTTPTRKFYLWETESPPIWLVNLWRNGKGTGVFIPQVSCKENHKSERMNNRRRRKTYRQVVNKK, encoded by the exons ATGGAGATGAATTCAGAGTACGAGGATGATGTTTTTTATGTAGAGATCAAGAGACAGATTCTGTTGTTGACATCCGAAGAGAATGAAGATTTTGTTGAAACTAGAAGTGTTAATGTTACTAATGATGGTTCAAATTATAGCATTGGGAACAGTTTAACAACACCGACACGAAAATTTTATTTGTGGGAGACGGAATCGCCGCCGATTTGGCTAGTGAATTTGTGGAGGAATGGTAAAGGTACCGGAGTGTTCATTCCTCAAGTTTCATGCAAAGAAAATCATAAATCAG AGAGAATGAACAATAGGAGGAGGAGGAAGACCTATAGACAAGTGGTGAATAAGAAATGA
- the LOC127094256 gene encoding uncharacterized protein LOC127094256 has protein sequence MMDSPTISSSSSEFSSTATADQSAARSRRSGGGSEVVAAEQSRRWHDVFWLGIFVIHLIGLGFLLGVLGFNRFEIENRLDIDKYTSGLSGNEAGLTETYWPLYGVAGGIGTVLGWTWMLLLGSRATQMMKVSVHILTTYLAVISVLCFWTEQIFWGVAFAIGAALQFLYVISVIDRLPFTMLVLQKAVKMVWNLPEVMRVSYAFMFVVLLWMALWSFGAAGVVASNLSDGGRWWLLVIFSVSLFWTGAVLCNTVHVIVSGMVFLVLLHGGREAASIPANSLTKSLQYALTTSFGSICYGSLFTAAIRTLRWEIRGVRSKIGNNECLLCCVDFLFHLVETLVRFFNKYAYVQIAVNGKSFNHSARDAWELFQSTGVEALVAYDCSGAVLLMGTVFGGLITGTCSGAWAWVKWSDRVIMIGSTSMLMGMVLVGLAMVVVESAVTSIYICYAEDPLLIQRWDAEFFNQMSETLHHRLQYRSARAREVLTHYRLNDDPIRENAAI, from the exons ATGATGGATTCTCCCACTATCTCGTCTTCTTCCTCTGAGTTTTCTTCCACAGCCACCGCTGATCAG AGTGCAGCCCGGAGTAGGAGAAGTGGCGGCGGCAGTGAAGTGGTGGCCGCGGAACAATCACGGCGGTGGCATGATGTTTTCTGGTTAGGGATTTTTGTGATACATTTGATTGGACTAGGATTTCTTCTTGGGGTTCTTGGCTTCAATAGGTTTGAGATAGAGAATAGACTTGACATTGATAAGTACACCTCGGGTCTTTCGGGGAATGAAGCTGGGTTGACAGAGACTTACTGGCCGCTCTATGGGGTTGCTGGTGGAATTGGGACTGTTCTTGGATGGACTTGGATGTTGTTGTTGGGTTCCCGGGCTACTCAAATGATGAAGGTTTCTGTTCACATCCTGACCACATATCTCGCCGTCATCAGTGTTTTGTGTTTCTGGACCGAGCAGATTTTCTGGGGGGTTGCTTTTGCTATAGGCGCTGCTCTCCAGTTCTTGTATGTTATATCCGTCATAGACAG ACTTCCATTTACGATGTTGGTTTTGCAAAAAGCTGTGAAGATGGTTTGGAATCTTCCCGAGGTTATGAGAGTATCATATGCATTTATGTTTGTTGTGCTTTTATGGATGGCCTTATGGTCATTTGGAGCAGCAGGTGTTGTGGCTTCGAACTTGAGTGACGGGGGACGCTGGTGGCTTCTTGTG ATTTTCTCTGTAAGCTTATTTTGGACAGGCGCAGTTCTTTGTAATACCGTGCATGTTATAGTGTCTGGGATGGTGTTTCTTGTTCTTCTCCATGGTGGTAGAGAGGCTGCTTCGATTCCCGCTAACTCGTTAACGAAATCTTTACAGTATGCTTTAACAACATCTTTTGGTAGCATTTGTTATGGCTCGTTATTCACTGCTGCTATTAGGACACTGCGATGGGAG ATACGTGGAGTTCGGTCAAAGATTGGCAACAATGAGTGTTTGCTTTGCTGTGTTGATTTCCTTTTTCATCTCGTGGAGACTCTCGTTCGATTTTTTAACAAATACGCCTATGTTCAG ATAGCTGTTAACGGTAAAAGCTTTAACCATTCAGCTAGAGATGCGTGGGAGCTATTTCAGTCAACCGGGGTCGAGGCACTTGTGGCGTACGATTGTTCAGGCGCTGTCCTGCTAATGGGCACTGTTTTCGGCGGGTTGATAACCGGAACTTGCTCTGGTGCATGGGCGTGGGTTAAATGGAGTGACCGAGTTATCATGATTGGCTCCACATCTATGCTGATGGGAATGGTTTTG GTTGGATTGGCGATGGTTGTGGTGGAGAGTGCTGTTACGTCGATATATATTTGCTATGCAGAAGACCCTTTATTGATTCAGAGATGGGATGCTGAGTTTTTCAACCAGATGTCGGAGACACTACATCACCGACTTCAATATCGGAGTGCTCGAGCCAGGGAAGTTTTAACTCATTATCGACTCAATGACGATCCTATACGAGAAAACGCGGCTATTTGA
- the LOC127097365 gene encoding transcription factor TGA2.3 isoform X3: MFGAKSNNVAVAASNLQYGTFNTNFGSASSSGMGDNTQKTEETSTEDIDADDKNNQCFSAVSWCNGVENEALVVVDSKDQCRNKEKSEEQKNLRRLVQNREAARKSRLRKKAYVQQLESSRLKLAQIEQELQQVHQQSVFVATGVAADHGHSVVGNSNSGALAFDMDYARWVDEHQRLINGIRSALNSQMGDNELHLLVDGVITHYDELYRLKRVGAKADVFHILSGLWITPAERCFMWLGGHRSSELLKIVRNHIDPLTDQQLMGIYNLQHSSQQAEDALSQGMEALQQSLSETLSSTTNGSGNVAEYMGQMAIAMAKLATLETFIHQADLLRQQTLQQLRRILTAHQAARALLVINDYILRIRALNSLWLACPKE, translated from the exons ATGTTTGGTGCAAAGTCTAACAATGTTGCTGTTGCAGCAAGTAACTTGCAGTATGGAACATTCAACACT AATTTTGGTTCAGCTTCTTCTTCAGGCATGGGAGATAACACTCAAAAGACTGAAGAAACTTCAACAGAAGACATTGATGCCGATGATAAAAacaatcaa TGTTTTTCTGCTGTGTCTTGGTGCAATGGTGTTGAGAATGAGGCTCTTGTGGTTGTTGATTCCAAGGATCAATGTAGGAATAAGGAAAAGTCTGAAGAGCAGAAG AATCTTCGGAGGCTGGTTCAGAATCGCGAGGCTGCGAGGAAAAGTCGATTAAGGAAAAAG GCATACGTGCAACAATTGGAGAGCAGTCGACTTAAGCTTGCTCAAATAGAGCAAGAGCTTCAACAAGTACATCAGCAG AGCGTATTCGTTGCGACCGGAGTTGCAGCGGATCATGGTCATTCAGTCGTTGGAAACAGTAATTCAG GCGCGTTAGCATTTGATATGGACTATGCGCGTTGGGTCGACGAGCATCAACGACTAATCAATGGCATAAGATCAGCTTTAAATTCACAAATGGGTGATAATGAACTTCATCTTCTTGTTGATGGTGTCATTACGCATTATGATGAGTTATACCGATTGAAGCGCGTAGGTGCGAAAGCCGACGTATTTCACATACTTTCTGGTTTGTGGATTACGCCTGCAGAAAGATGCTTCATGTGGCTCGGTGGACACCGTTCGTCGGAACTTCTCAAG ATAGTTAGAAACCATATCGATCCTTTAACGGATCAGCAGTTGATGGGGATCTACAATCTGCAGCATTCTTCTCAACAAGCCGAGGATGCATTATCTCAAGGCATGGAAGCATTGCAACAATCTCTTTCCGAAACGCTTTCGTCCACCACCAACGGATCGGGAAATGTCGCCGAGTATATGGGCCAAATGGCCATTGCAATGGCCAAGCTAGCCACACTAGAGACTTTCATTCATCAG GCCGATCTCTTGAGGCAACAAACACTCCAACAGTTGCGTCGAATTTTGACCGCGCATCAAGCTGCTCGCGCTCTCCTCGTCATAAATGACTACATTTTGCGAATTCGAGCACTGAATTCATTATGGTTAGCATGTCCTAAAGAATAG